Genomic DNA from Desulfuromonas versatilis:
GGCGCATGGATGCGGCTCGATTCGCAGCCCCACGTCCCGCGGCAGGCCAGAGCAGCCGCCGCTCCCTGCCCTTGGATTATACCCCGAAATCCAGTCATTCCAATAAGGTGCATTATTTCTCCCGGAGCATCCGGCCAAACGGGAATGGCCTCCACTTGTCCGTTGTTTCCCACGAGGGGTAAAATACTATAGAGGGCATGAAAAGGTGCCGGTTACCTGCAGAGCCTCTTGGAAAGGAAGGCGACGATGCGTGGCTGGAAATGGATACCGGGAGTATTGGCGCTTGGCCTGCTGGCGCTGGTCGCCTGCACCACGACGCCCAAGCAGCCGGCGCTGCTCGATCCGCAATATTCGCAGATGAACATCAGAACCGTGGCCATCCTGCCGGTGGTGTTCAGGGACCGCGCCATTGACGCGCTGTTTGAATACCGGATCGGCGAGGAGATTCGCTGGCACGCCCGCAAGGTCTTGGGGCAGAAGGGTTACGATGCGGCCTTTGTCGAGGTGACCGAGAACCGCTCGTTCGTCAGGCCGTTCCGTCCCGACGAATCATCGCCGGCCCAGCTGGCCAACCTCGTCCCCACCGGGAGTGATGCCGTTCTGATCATCTGGGTGGAACATTTCCTGGATGCGGGCGGGTTCCCCGGGCATGGCGATGATGGCGAGTTGGCCATGGGCAGCATCGATCCGCTCGAGATCTACGCCTCGGCGGACCTGATCGCCACCAGCACCCGCGAGAGGGTCTGGAGCGACCAGGGTTACGGCCGCGACAGCACCGTGCCGAGCATCGGCATGCAGTGGTGGTTGCCGCCGCTGCGACTGGCGGACAGCCTGTTCACGACCTTGCCCGATGCCGGAGCAGGGAAGATCTAAAGAGTAAGAGCCGGCAACCATGAGCCTGCGGCCACAGCGCGCCGCACCACAATGCATCCCGACCAGGAATACGGACGGCCTCAATGCCGTCCGTATTATTTTTGGTATTTTGCAACGTTCCACGCAGTGGCAAGCAGCAATCCCTTGCATTTTCCGCAAGTTGTGGAAAATAGGGCAATCCCTGAATGTTTCACGGCGGCAACGTTGAGTGGGCCGGAGCGATTTCCTCTCCCCTTGCCGACCCCAGCAGGAATGCGGTCCGGCGGGCGGATAAAAAATTCAATCCAACGTTTTAAAAAATTATCTTGCTTTTATCAAAGGCAGGTATATTCTCCCGCGGTGGTTTGCCGATAATCCATAAAAAGATTTAGTAATAACAGGCGATTAAAGTCAGGGAGGAAAGAGCCGGGTATCCTCGAATACCCTTCCAGCAACCCCTCGGGGCAATGCCCCGAATTCATTCGTCCCTTACTGAAAAAACCACCGGCACCACTCACACACAAATCACGAAAACGGAGAAAACCAATGAAGAAGCTTACCCTGATCGCCGCCCTGATCCTCGCCCTCGCCGCTGTGGGCTGCACCAAAAAAGAATCGGTAACCGAGACCCAGCCGGCCCAGGAAAGCCCGGCCGCCGTCCAGGCCCAGGAAGCCGCTCCCGCCCAGGAGGAAGCCCCCGCTCAGGAGACCGCTGCCCAGGAAACCGCCGCAGCTGAGGAAGCCGTCCAGGGCGAAGCCGCTGGTCAGGAAGGCGCTGCCGACCAGGCCCAGGCCACCGAGCAGGCCCCTGCCCAGACCGCCGAAACCGCTGCACCGGCTGAGCAGAAGTAATTCACTACCCGTCACACCCGCAGGAAAACAACCGGCCGGGAGCCAAGGCTCCCGGCCGGTTTCATTTTGTGCCGCTGATTTTATCCGCCAACTGCTTTTCGTCGGGAAAGCTCCCGGTCGCTTTTTTCGAATAGACCAGGTTGCCGTCCACCTTGACCTCGAAGACCCCGCCGCTCGATTCGATCAACCGAACCTCGGCAGGAACCGCCTGCTTGATTCTGTCCGCCAGACTGGCGGCCCGGCTACGGTAGCCTCACTGGTTGCAGTATTCAATCGTTACCCGCATACAGACCTCCCTTGATGTGGTAACCGGGATCGATGGTGGAATTATACCACTTCGACCCGCTCCGGGGGCAGACCATGCTGAGGGGGGGCGAGTTTGGCCTCAGGGGGAGCCCGGTCTGCCGGCGGCCCGGCGGGCCTGGAAAAATTTGAGGAGCTTCTTGGCCACCAGGGGGAACAGCCCGAGCAGCACGAAGGAGAGTATCAGTCCGGGGGAGAGGATGCCTGCCAGGTTTTCGATCCGGCCAAGCTGGGTTCCGGCATTGACGTAGACCATGGTCCCCGGCAGCATGCCCAGCTGGCTGACCCAGTAATAGGTCAGCGTCTGCATCGGGGTCAGGCCCATGACCAGATTGATGACGAAAAACGGGAAGATCGGCACCAGGCGCAGCGAAAAGAGGTAAAAGGCCCCCTCCCTTTCGATCCCGGCGTTGACCGAGCGCAGCCGGGCCCCGAAACGGGCCTGAACCCAGTCGCGCAGCAGAAAGCGGCTGACCAGGAACGCCAGGGTGGCCCCCAGGGTACTGGCGAAGGAGACCACGAACAGCGCCGGCCAGAAGCCGAACAGGGCGGCTCCGGCCAGGGTCATCACCGCGGCTCCGGGCAGGGACAGGGCGGTCACCGAGACGTACAGCAGAAAATATCCCGCCAGGGTCAGCAGCCGGTGGCTTGCGTAGTAGCCCTGGAAGGCTTCCTGGCGGGCCTTGAGTTCGGCCAGGGTCAGGTAGCGGTGCAGGTCGAAGGCGAAAAACAGGACCACCAGGGCGGCAATCCCGGCGACCAGGACGATTTTTTTGCTTTGCGCGGGCATGGGTTCCTTCATGGGCGCCGGCCCCCCGAAAAACCTGGGGGCAGACAAGGGGATGAGGTCGGCGCAGCCAGGCCGGGGAGGCTAGGCGCAGCAGGCAAAGACGCCGGGCCTGTCACACTACCTTGAGGTGGGCCGGTTCGTTCTTGTGGTAGACGTCGAAGAAAATCACGCTGTGGTCTTCCACCTGGTGGCAGTGGCCGCAATGGTCCTGCAGCTTTTCACTCTGCTTGCGGCAAAGTTCGCACCAATGGTAGATCAGCCGGTAATCTCGCCGCCCGACATATTTCTTCATGCGCCGGTGATGGGCCCCGTGCATCCAGCCGTCGGCGTCGGTGGGATTGGCCAGCAGCCGGTCGATGACCTTGAGAATCCGGGCATGACCGGGGGGATCCTGCTGACGGATCTTCTCCAGCCGGGAGGTGAAATTGGGGGTGGGAAAGTAACTGAAACGGGTCATGGCAACCTGTCCGGAAAAAAATCAGTGCTCATGGGGATGACCGGGCCTGACTTTCAAGGGTAAAGGCAGCAACGGCCCCTGTCAATCGCTATTCAGCTCTCTTCGGACGCCTCGAACAGCCGCCGACGGGCCGTCTCCAGGGTCAGCTCGAACCCGTCTTCGTCGACCAGCCGCACCTTCCAGCGGCACTTGCGGCACTGAAACGCACTGTAGGAGACGGGCTTGCGCACGGTGCGGTTTCCGCTGCTTTCGAATTTCCAGCTCGTGCGCCGTTGAAAATCGGAGAGCGCCGTCCGGCAGCGGGGGCAGAAGGGCTCCGCGTTGCGGTTCCACAGCGCGTTGAAACGGGGGAAAAGGCGATTGGCCCGCCGCCGCTGCAGAAAAACCAGCGCCACGGCGACGGCCAGCAGCAGAACCGCG
This window encodes:
- a CDS encoding TVP38/TMEM64 family protein; the encoded protein is MKEPMPAQSKKIVLVAGIAALVVLFFAFDLHRYLTLAELKARQEAFQGYYASHRLLTLAGYFLLYVSVTALSLPGAAVMTLAGAALFGFWPALFVVSFASTLGATLAFLVSRFLLRDWVQARFGARLRSVNAGIEREGAFYLFSLRLVPIFPFFVINLVMGLTPMQTLTYYWVSQLGMLPGTMVYVNAGTQLGRIENLAGILSPGLILSFVLLGLFPLVAKKLLKFFQARRAAGRPGSP
- a CDS encoding toxin, which translates into the protein MTRFSYFPTPNFTSRLEKIRQQDPPGHARILKVIDRLLANPTDADGWMHGAHHRRMKKYVGRRDYRLIYHWCELCRKQSEKLQDHCGHCHQVEDHSVIFFDVYHKNEPAHLKVV